Genomic DNA from Geitlerinema sp. PCC 9228:
GGGAGTATTACAACAGCAGTAGTGCGGAAAACTTTTACTCCACCATCTGGGGTGGGGAAGACATCCACGTAGGCATTTACCAAAGCGAAAACGACACCATTTTTACCGCCAGCCAGCGTACGGTGGAGAAAATTGCCGAACAGCTGAAACTGGCTCCTTCCACCAAAGTGCTGGATATTGGTGCTGGCTACGGCGGTTCCGCGCGTTACCTGGTAAAAACCTACGGCTGCCCTGTGGATTGCCTCAACCTCAGCGAAGTGCAGAACGAACGTAACCGCAAGCTAAACCAAGAGCAAGGTGTAGCGGACAAAATTGACGTATACGACGGGGATTTTGAAGCTCTACCCATGTCCGATGCCAGCTACGATGTGGTGTGGTGCCAAGATTCCATTCTGCACAGCAGCAACCGCACTAAAGTTTTAGAAGAAGCCTATCGAGTTCTCAAACCAGGCGGTGAGTTTATTTTTACCGACCCCATGCAAAGCGATGACTGCAACCCCGAAGAAATCCAACCCGTACTCGATCGCATTCACTTGCCTTCTATGGGGTCCGTCGGCTTCTATCGGGAAGTAGCTGCACGTTTGGGATTTGACGAAGTTCAATTTATTG
This window encodes:
- a CDS encoding methyltransferase domain-containing protein, giving the protein MADPTTYSEAVSTAREYYNSSSAENFYSTIWGGEDIHVGIYQSENDTIFTASQRTVEKIAEQLKLAPSTKVLDIGAGYGGSARYLVKTYGCPVDCLNLSEVQNERNRKLNQEQGVADKIDVYDGDFEALPMSDASYDVVWCQDSILHSSNRTKVLEEAYRVLKPGGEFIFTDPMQSDDCNPEEIQPVLDRIHLPSMGSVGFYREVAARLGFDEVQFIDMSEQIPNHYGSVLKAVNENYDATVKQCGEEYVENMRKGLNHWVNFGKQGKLKWGILHFRKR